In Candidatus Hydrogenedentota bacterium, the following proteins share a genomic window:
- a CDS encoding tetratricopeptide repeat protein, with protein sequence MSRRSVKSKPVKPSTPARPESPTAKTNPWPVVALIMALFLAGLAPYIQTAWFDFVNFDDPAYVYQNPHVASGLTLESIRWAFTTDAVCNWHPLTWISLQLDVSLFGVNPGVHHLINAFIHALNGALLFLLLRTMTRETAASAWIAALFALHPLHVESVAWISERKDVLSGLFWILATAAYVRYARGPCMGRMALVSVLFALGLMAKPMLVTLPATLLLLDYWPLKRFGMQDEKHITPWRSPYFPRLLMEKTPIFALALLSGIITFIVQRSGGGVVTVDAIPIWARLANVPVAYVRYLIMTVWPVSLGIYYPHLRTEIPLWQPIIASVILVVLTASAFAYGRRHPWGLVGWLWYLGTLVPVIGIVQVGDQALADRYTYIPHIGLFLAATWILLPVARKHARAAVLVACAILAALGLRTHAQTETWRDTIALFEHSLRIAPDNYRAHKGLGVAYADERRQFDKAAEHCRRAIMLDPGDASLHYNLGNALMGLNRLDEAIASYRKALEMDPGQPNARYNLGIAFAKQQRYPEAVEAFRETLRLDPGNAKAHNNLGSAFAMAGQFEAALPHYRRAIELQPDDTEIWCNMGYAYSQLGRTAEAREAYQQALRRDPGNIRAGDAIKQLPAE encoded by the coding sequence ATGTCGCGAAGATCCGTAAAATCGAAACCCGTCAAGCCGTCCACGCCGGCAAGACCCGAATCGCCCACGGCGAAAACGAATCCGTGGCCGGTAGTGGCCCTGATCATGGCCTTGTTCTTGGCAGGACTTGCGCCCTACATTCAGACCGCGTGGTTCGATTTCGTCAATTTCGACGATCCCGCCTACGTCTACCAAAACCCACACGTCGCTTCTGGCTTGACTCTTGAAAGCATCCGCTGGGCTTTTACGACGGATGCCGTCTGCAACTGGCATCCGCTGACGTGGATCTCGCTGCAGTTGGATGTTTCGTTGTTCGGCGTGAATCCCGGTGTGCACCATCTTATCAACGCGTTCATCCACGCATTGAACGGCGCGCTGCTGTTTCTCCTACTGCGCACGATGACGAGGGAAACGGCGGCAAGCGCGTGGATTGCGGCATTGTTTGCCCTGCATCCGTTGCACGTTGAATCGGTTGCGTGGATTTCCGAACGCAAGGACGTCCTGAGCGGACTTTTCTGGATACTTGCGACGGCCGCGTATGTCCGGTATGCACGCGGCCCCTGCATGGGCCGTATGGCGCTGGTTTCCGTGTTGTTCGCGCTGGGATTGATGGCAAAGCCAATGCTTGTGACCCTGCCCGCCACGCTGCTCCTGCTCGATTACTGGCCGCTGAAACGATTTGGAATGCAAGACGAGAAACACATCACCCCTTGGCGATCCCCCTACTTCCCCCGTTTGTTGATGGAAAAAACGCCGATCTTCGCGCTCGCCCTCCTGTCGGGCATAATCACGTTCATCGTCCAGCGTTCCGGCGGCGGTGTCGTGACGGTTGACGCGATCCCAATCTGGGCCCGGCTTGCGAATGTGCCGGTGGCCTATGTTCGTTATCTGATCATGACCGTCTGGCCGGTGTCGCTCGGCATCTACTATCCGCACCTTCGTACGGAGATTCCGCTTTGGCAGCCCATAATCGCCTCGGTCATCCTTGTTGTACTGACGGCGTCGGCCTTCGCATACGGCCGGCGACATCCGTGGGGCCTTGTCGGGTGGCTCTGGTATCTGGGGACGCTCGTGCCCGTTATCGGCATCGTTCAGGTTGGGGATCAGGCGCTTGCTGATCGCTACACCTACATTCCGCATATCGGCCTTTTCCTCGCGGCGACATGGATTCTGCTTCCAGTAGCGCGGAAACACGCGCGGGCGGCGGTTTTGGTTGCATGCGCCATCCTCGCCGCGCTGGGTCTGCGGACCCATGCGCAGACGGAAACATGGCGGGACACGATTGCCTTGTTCGAACATTCCTTGCGCATCGCGCCGGATAATTATCGCGCACACAAGGGACTCGGCGTCGCCTACGCCGACGAACGCCGGCAGTTCGACAAGGCAGCCGAACATTGCCGACGCGCGATCATGCTCGATCCGGGCGATGCCTCGCTGCACTATAACTTGGGCAATGCGCTCATGGGATTGAACCGACTGGACGAGGCCATCGCTTCGTATCGCAAGGCGCTGGAAATGGATCCCGGCCAACCCAACGCCCGGTACAATCTCGGCATCGCCTTCGCGAAACAGCAACGCTATCCGGAAGCCGTCGAGGCCTTCCGGGAAACATTGCGGCTCGATCCCGGCAACGCAAAAGCGCACAACAACCTCGGCAGCGCCTTCGCCATGGCCGGCCAATTCGAGGCCGCGCTGCCGCACTACCGGCGGGCCATCGAACTGCAGCCGGACGACACGGAAATCTGGTGCAACATGGGGTATGCGTATTCCCAACTGGGGCGGACTGCCGAAGCGCGCGAAGCTTACCAGCAGGCGCTACGGCGCGATCCGGGAAATATTCGAGCCGGCGATGCAATCAAGCAACTGCCTGCCGAGTAA
- a CDS encoding leucine-rich repeat domain-containing protein → MDSKATFRGRRRPAWLLALVLALWGACARAQFLDANLEAAVREALGKPSGALTAGDLASLLYLDISESDIARLDGIQQCVNLQTLIAYGNRIASIEPLRGMTSLTFVNIENNRIEDISPLLDNPWLSDISLFGNPLSVQSLCTDVETLADLGVSVAYEEPDEDSDNLYTCGEVANGTDPANADSDGDGIADGYEVEYGLNPLDPADADADSDGDGLTNLEEFWLRADPHASASPYSTVHVSEDGSDESGDGSPARPWRTIQFAMDQVSPMENLPATVLAGPGKYTGAIVLKPFVRLQGYVGETDAAVVEGTVEGAEGALLQRLVLREGDDKDGDIALLSMNDAAMNVLNVAFHGADDSSRATGIVFRGEAPGGALISDCTFTELRRGMEIFGSLPTVRRCAFSKIVEHGIIIRALPEKAGTQGSLGNVYNPNTGWNTFQDIGGYDVVNERSQTVVMQNNGWGAADPATRISGPVNYDPPLASGSSLVPASIVCTVWDAKDKFPIVGGSILLTPGVFMPTTGDSKGIYTLSCLAEGNYGLAINAVGYHPASRNVTAKSGEVTALVVPIKSLEAGEGEGEGEGEGEGEGEGENTGGCFAGTVKAMPLGGPHGGAHGDSLPAIGAGLFLLLAAAQRLRPTKALRMHM, encoded by the coding sequence ATGGATTCCAAGGCTACATTCCGCGGTCGCCGCCGGCCGGCATGGCTATTGGCGCTGGTTCTGGCGCTGTGGGGGGCGTGCGCGAGGGCGCAATTTCTCGACGCAAATCTCGAAGCGGCCGTGCGCGAGGCATTGGGCAAGCCTTCGGGCGCGCTCACGGCGGGCGACTTGGCTTCGCTGCTCTACCTCGACATTTCGGAAAGCGATATCGCGCGGCTCGACGGGATCCAGCAATGCGTCAATCTCCAGACGCTTATCGCCTACGGCAACCGCATCGCCAGTATCGAACCCTTGCGCGGCATGACGTCGCTCACGTTCGTAAATATCGAGAACAATCGGATTGAAGACATATCGCCGCTGCTCGACAATCCCTGGCTCAGCGACATCAGCCTGTTCGGCAATCCCCTTTCCGTGCAGTCGCTATGCACCGACGTCGAAACGCTTGCCGATTTGGGCGTGAGTGTCGCCTATGAGGAACCGGACGAAGACAGCGACAATCTCTATACCTGCGGCGAGGTGGCCAACGGTACCGACCCGGCCAATGCCGATTCGGACGGCGACGGCATCGCCGACGGCTACGAGGTCGAATACGGCCTGAATCCGCTCGACCCCGCGGATGCCGACGCAGATTCCGACGGCGACGGCCTTACCAATCTCGAAGAATTCTGGCTGCGCGCCGATCCGCATGCGTCCGCCAGTCCCTATTCCACCGTCCATGTCTCCGAAGACGGTTCCGACGAGTCCGGCGACGGTTCCCCGGCCCGGCCGTGGCGCACCATCCAGTTTGCCATGGACCAGGTTTCGCCGATGGAAAACCTGCCCGCGACCGTACTGGCGGGGCCCGGAAAATATACGGGCGCCATTGTTCTGAAGCCGTTTGTGCGATTGCAGGGATATGTCGGCGAAACGGACGCGGCCGTTGTCGAGGGAACGGTGGAGGGCGCGGAAGGCGCCTTGTTGCAGCGGCTTGTCCTGCGCGAAGGGGACGACAAGGATGGCGATATCGCGCTGCTTTCGATGAACGACGCGGCCATGAACGTGCTGAACGTCGCGTTCCACGGCGCCGACGATTCGAGTCGAGCCACAGGCATCGTGTTTCGCGGCGAAGCCCCGGGCGGGGCTTTGATTTCCGACTGCACGTTCACCGAATTGCGCCGGGGCATGGAAATCTTCGGATCGTTGCCGACGGTGCGCCGTTGCGCCTTCAGCAAAATCGTCGAACACGGCATCATTATCCGCGCGCTGCCGGAAAAGGCCGGCACGCAGGGGTCGCTGGGCAACGTCTACAACCCGAACACCGGATGGAATACGTTTCAGGACATCGGCGGCTACGATGTGGTCAACGAACGGTCGCAGACCGTTGTCATGCAGAACAATGGCTGGGGCGCCGCCGATCCGGCCACGCGCATTTCCGGACCGGTCAACTACGATCCGCCGCTGGCGTCGGGGTCGTCCCTCGTGCCGGCCAGTATCGTCTGTACCGTATGGGACGCCAAGGACAAGTTTCCGATCGTCGGCGGGTCCATCCTGCTGACGCCCGGTGTTTTCATGCCGACAACCGGCGACAGCAAGGGCATTTATACCCTTTCATGCCTGGCGGAGGGCAATTACGGGCTGGCCATCAACGCCGTGGGCTATCACCCGGCTTCGCGAAACGTGACCGCCAAGAGCGGTGAAGTTACCGCCCTCGTCGTCCCCATCAAATCGCTCGAAGCCGGTGAAGGCGAAGGTGAAGGCGAGGGTGAAGGCGAAGGCGAAGGCGAGGGCGAGAACACGGGCGGCTGCTTTGCCGGTACAGTCAAAGCCATGCCTCTTGGCGGACCGCACGGCGGCGCACACGGCGATTCCCTGCCGGCGATCGGTGCGGGACTGTTTTTACTGCTCGCCGCCGCGCAACGCTTGCGGCCAACGAAGGCTTTACGGATGCACATGTAG
- a CDS encoding tetratricopeptide repeat protein encodes MRGWRLALAAAVLAVVVIGIYGQTLRHGFSVLDDDDYVVKNLIVQDGLTTRGFAWAMTTGAVANWHPATWLSHMLDCQLFGMKAGGHHAVNTLLHLINSVLLFFVFRAMTGAARRSLLLAALFAAHPLHVESVAWISERKDVLHAFFWIAAMGAYVRYARNPGVPRYLVATVLFALALMAKPMAVTLPCVFLLLDYWPLERHKAREIKREALDTRRKKNKTDRLSPSPFRLQASAWQRLVLEKLPWFAMSAASSVVTFIVQQRGGAMRTLEAMPPLQRIGNVFISYVRYVVKAVWPSNLSVYYPHLGAETSGWIVLAAVVALAAATVWVWRGSRTRRYLAVGWLWFLGTLVPVIGIVQVGSQSIADRYMYLPIVGLFIMALWGSHDAAAWLRTKAPWFRPALPMAAGCALVLAYAAAAFAQTAKWRDNITLFEHSLKATSGNDFVHYNLGIALKRAGRLDEALHHFQKAVEFRNSYVAARIYIGLIHYEKGEYEAAIREYEQAMQFAAGHPNHADLENDLGVAYFSLGKMEEAASHYTKALQINPNDPDAHYNLGLTLQRLERHDEALRHVREAARLNPRHEPAHKLAESLEKEAAAHRPAIVVPRLAGAGDYFTRGNELADAKKYAEAAAHYEEALKLKPDFTDARINLGNALAVQGRLREAATQFREAARLQPNSGDAFLNLGHALTELGELGPAGDAYAKAAALNPRNVEAWIGLGFALARQNKPKEAREPLQKALALDPSNERAKEALTNIEKYLRERQ; translated from the coding sequence ATGCGGGGGTGGCGCTTGGCGCTTGCGGCGGCCGTGCTGGCGGTCGTCGTCATCGGCATCTATGGCCAGACGCTGCGCCATGGCTTTTCGGTGCTCGACGACGACGACTACGTCGTGAAAAATCTGATTGTTCAGGACGGCCTCACAACGCGGGGTTTTGCCTGGGCCATGACGACGGGGGCGGTCGCGAACTGGCATCCCGCGACGTGGCTGTCGCACATGCTGGACTGCCAGCTTTTCGGCATGAAAGCCGGGGGCCATCACGCGGTCAACACGCTGTTGCACCTGATCAATTCGGTGCTTCTGTTTTTTGTGTTTCGCGCGATGACGGGCGCCGCCCGGCGCAGCCTGTTGCTGGCGGCGTTGTTTGCCGCGCATCCGCTGCACGTCGAGTCGGTTGCGTGGATTTCGGAGCGCAAGGATGTCCTGCACGCATTTTTCTGGATCGCGGCGATGGGGGCCTATGTCCGTTATGCGCGCAATCCCGGCGTTCCCCGCTATCTGGTGGCAACCGTCCTGTTTGCGCTGGCTTTGATGGCGAAACCGATGGCCGTCACGCTGCCCTGCGTGTTCCTCCTGCTCGATTATTGGCCGCTCGAAAGGCACAAAGCACGCGAGATCAAGCGGGAAGCACTCGACACAAGACGCAAAAAAAACAAAACGGATCGCCTTTCGCCTTCACCCTTCCGTCTTCAGGCGTCCGCGTGGCAGCGCCTCGTTCTCGAAAAACTTCCCTGGTTCGCCATGTCCGCGGCCTCGAGCGTGGTTACGTTTATCGTGCAGCAGCGTGGTGGGGCGATGCGGACCCTTGAAGCCATGCCCCCCCTCCAACGGATCGGCAATGTCTTTATTTCCTACGTGCGCTACGTCGTGAAGGCCGTCTGGCCGTCGAACCTGTCCGTCTACTATCCGCATCTCGGCGCGGAGACGAGTGGGTGGATTGTGCTGGCGGCGGTGGTTGCGCTCGCGGCGGCCACCGTATGGGTCTGGCGCGGATCCCGCACGCGGCGCTATCTGGCCGTGGGCTGGCTGTGGTTTCTCGGCACGCTCGTGCCGGTCATCGGAATCGTTCAGGTCGGATCCCAATCCATCGCCGACCGCTACATGTACCTGCCCATTGTCGGACTGTTCATCATGGCGCTGTGGGGATCGCACGATGCGGCGGCATGGCTTCGGACCAAAGCGCCGTGGTTCCGCCCGGCCCTTCCCATGGCGGCGGGTTGCGCCCTCGTGCTGGCCTACGCCGCGGCGGCCTTCGCGCAAACCGCGAAATGGCGCGACAATATCACCCTGTTCGAACATTCGCTGAAGGCCACCAGCGGAAATGATTTCGTCCATTACAACCTGGGAATCGCGCTGAAGCGCGCCGGCCGTCTCGATGAGGCGCTCCATCATTTTCAAAAAGCCGTGGAATTCCGCAACAGTTACGTCGCCGCGCGAATCTATATCGGTCTCATCCATTATGAAAAGGGGGAATATGAGGCGGCCATCCGGGAATACGAGCAGGCGATGCAGTTCGCCGCCGGCCATCCGAACCACGCGGACCTTGAAAACGATCTTGGCGTCGCCTATTTCTCGCTGGGAAAGATGGAGGAGGCCGCAAGCCATTACACGAAGGCGCTTCAAATCAATCCCAACGACCCCGACGCGCATTACAATCTCGGATTGACCTTACAGCGTCTCGAACGACATGACGAGGCGCTGCGCCATGTTCGCGAGGCCGCCCGCCTGAATCCGCGCCACGAACCCGCGCACAAACTGGCCGAATCGCTCGAAAAGGAAGCGGCGGCGCATCGCCCCGCGATTGTCGTGCCGCGGCTGGCCGGCGCCGGCGACTATTTCACGCGGGGCAACGAACTGGCCGATGCGAAAAAATACGCGGAAGCCGCCGCGCATTATGAGGAGGCGCTGAAACTCAAGCCGGATTTCACGGACGCGCGCATCAACCTCGGCAATGCGCTTGCGGTGCAGGGACGCCTACGGGAAGCGGCCACGCAGTTTCGCGAAGCGGCACGCCTGCAACCCAACAGCGGCGACGCCTTTCTGAATCTCGGCCACGCGCTCACCGAACTGGGCGAACTCGGCCCGGCCGGCGATGCTTATGCCAAGGCCGCGGCGTTGAATCCACGTAACGTCGAGGCGTGGATCGGCCTTGGATTCGCCCTTGCCCGTCAAAACAAACCCAAGGAAGCGCGGGAACCCCTGCAGAAGGCGCTCGCCCTCGACCCGAGCAACGAACGCGCGAAGGAAGCACTTACGAATATCGAAAAATACCTGCGGGAAAGGCAGTAG